From Armatimonadota bacterium, a single genomic window includes:
- the hslO gene encoding Hsp33 family molecular chaperone HslO gives MQDYWIRSVTEDGHIRAMAAVSTKTVEQARIRHATAPTATAALGRTLTAAGLLGTMLKQGQSVMVRVLGDGPLGGALAMSDSRGGVRGYVVNPDVHLPLTPSGKLDVGGAVGRGTFHVTLDLGLRYPYHGSVPLVSGEIGEDLAAYLLTSHQIPSLVALGVLISPDERVLAAGGLIVQVMPGADAQVIDYLEDRARALPTVTAMISSGRTPEEMVQAALGELPSRVVERAPMRFRCRCSTGKVRAVLASLGPEELGSIIRDQGRIEVRCNFCGARYTFAEEDVGEITTPS, from the coding sequence GTGCAGGATTACTGGATTCGCAGCGTGACCGAGGACGGCCACATTCGCGCCATGGCCGCCGTGAGCACGAAGACGGTGGAACAGGCCAGGATCCGCCACGCCACGGCGCCCACGGCCACGGCGGCGCTGGGCCGCACGTTGACCGCGGCCGGGTTGCTCGGCACGATGCTTAAGCAGGGCCAGAGCGTGATGGTCCGGGTGCTGGGAGACGGCCCGCTGGGCGGCGCCCTGGCGATGAGCGACAGCCGCGGCGGCGTCCGCGGCTACGTGGTCAACCCCGACGTGCACCTGCCCCTCACGCCCTCGGGCAAGCTCGACGTGGGCGGGGCGGTCGGCCGCGGCACGTTCCATGTCACGCTGGACCTGGGGCTGCGCTACCCGTATCACGGCAGCGTCCCGCTGGTCTCGGGCGAGATCGGCGAAGACCTGGCCGCCTACCTGTTGACCTCTCACCAGATCCCGTCGCTGGTGGCTTTGGGCGTGCTGATCTCGCCTGACGAACGCGTCCTGGCGGCGGGAGGGTTGATCGTGCAGGTCATGCCGGGCGCCGACGCGCAGGTGATCGACTACCTGGAGGACCGGGCCCGGGCGCTGCCGACGGTCACGGCGATGATCAGCAGCGGGCGGACGCCCGAAGAGATGGTCCAGGCGGCGCTCGGCGAGCTGCCCAGCCGCGTCGTGGAGCGGGCCCCGATGCGCTTCCGCTGCCGGTGCTCGACGGGGAAGGTGCGCGCCGTCCTGGCCAGCCTCGGGCCGGAGGAACTGGGGAGCATCATCCGGGACCAGGGCCGGATCGAAGTGCGCTGCAACTTCTGCGGAGCGCGCTACACCTTCGCGGAGGAGGACGTCGGGGAGATCACCACGCCGTCGTAG
- the thiT gene encoding energy-coupled thiamine transporter ThiT, protein MATVGQEGSAHRREIFSSRSIAEVGVAIGLAAVLHLVRLWEMPQGGSITLGTMVPLLILALRRGPAVGALAGALYGLFEGWILSGGRFFYHPVQVILDYPLAHGLLGLAGFSPRYPAFGVVLAAAARYLAHVLSGVVFFASYAPQGQPVWLYSLGYNITYLGPEFALAIILTLLVWERLTRLTIRPA, encoded by the coding sequence ATGGCGACGGTGGGACAGGAGGGGAGCGCGCACCGCAGGGAAATCTTCAGCTCGCGCTCGATTGCGGAGGTGGGGGTGGCCATCGGCCTGGCCGCCGTCCTGCATCTGGTCCGGCTGTGGGAGATGCCTCAGGGAGGGTCCATTACGCTGGGAACGATGGTCCCGCTGCTGATTCTCGCTCTGCGCCGGGGTCCCGCCGTCGGCGCCTTGGCCGGAGCCCTGTACGGGTTGTTCGAGGGCTGGATCCTGAGCGGTGGGCGGTTCTTCTACCACCCCGTCCAGGTGATCCTGGACTATCCGCTGGCCCACGGACTGCTCGGTCTCGCCGGATTCTCCCCGCGCTACCCCGCCTTCGGCGTCGTTCTGGCGGCCGCGGCGAGGTATCTGGCGCACGTCCTCTCGGGCGTGGTCTTTTTCGCCTCCTACGCGCCTCAGGGACAGCCCGTGTGGCTGTACTCCCTCGGTTACAACATCACGTACCTCGGACCGGAGTTCGCCCTGGCCATCATTCTGACGCTGCTGGTCTGGGAACGCCTGACCCGGCTGACGATCCGGCCCGCCTGA
- a CDS encoding beta-ketoacyl-ACP synthase III, whose amino-acid sequence MTSPSHRPTRGSTVAGIGRYVPERVLTNRDLERLVETTDEWIVTRTGIRERRIAADDQASSDLAVEAAREAMADAGVAPDDLDLIIVGTATPDMLFPATACILQDRLGARRAGAFDLSAACSSWVYGAAVAHGYIVGGLAETVLVVGAETLSKITNWKDRATCVLFGDSAGAVVMRPSEPGQGFLSFHLGADGSGGPLIILPAGGSRLPATAQTVERGEHYLRMNGREVFKFAVRLIPRAIQEAVDRAGLALEDVDWFIPHQANIRIIDAAAERLGQPREKFFVNVERYGNTSSASVPVALYEAVRAGQIRRGDVVVLVAFGGGLTWASAALRWTK is encoded by the coding sequence ATGACCTCCCCCTCTCACCGTCCGACCAGGGGATCGACCGTCGCCGGCATCGGCCGCTATGTCCCGGAGCGTGTCCTGACCAACAGGGATCTGGAACGGCTGGTCGAGACCACCGACGAGTGGATCGTGACGCGCACGGGGATCCGCGAACGGCGCATCGCCGCCGACGACCAGGCCAGCTCCGATCTGGCCGTGGAGGCGGCCCGGGAGGCGATGGCCGACGCCGGCGTCGCGCCCGACGACCTCGACCTGATCATCGTGGGCACGGCCACCCCGGACATGCTCTTCCCGGCCACGGCCTGTATCCTGCAGGACCGGCTGGGCGCCCGCCGGGCGGGCGCCTTCGACCTCTCCGCGGCCTGCAGCAGCTGGGTCTACGGCGCGGCAGTGGCCCACGGCTACATCGTCGGCGGACTGGCCGAAACCGTGCTGGTGGTCGGCGCGGAGACGCTTTCCAAGATCACGAACTGGAAGGATCGCGCCACCTGCGTCCTCTTCGGCGATTCGGCGGGCGCGGTGGTGATGCGGCCCAGCGAACCGGGACAGGGCTTTCTCTCCTTCCACCTCGGTGCCGACGGCTCCGGCGGGCCGCTGATCATCCTCCCGGCCGGCGGGTCGCGCCTGCCCGCCACCGCGCAAACCGTCGAGCGCGGGGAACACTACCTGCGGATGAACGGCCGCGAGGTGTTCAAGTTCGCGGTGCGTCTCATCCCGCGCGCCATTCAGGAAGCCGTCGACCGCGCCGGTCTGGCCCTGGAGGACGTGGACTGGTTCATCCCCCATCAGGCCAACATCCGCATCATCGACGCGGCGGCGGAGCGACTGGGGCAGCCCCGGGAGAAGTTCTTCGTGAACGTGGAGCGCTACGGCAACACCTCCTCCGCCTCGGTGCCGGTGGCGCTGTACGAGGCGGTGCGGGCCGGTCAGATCCGCCGCGGCGATGTCGTCGTGCTCGTCGCCTTCGGCGGAGGGCTGACCTGGGCGTCGGCGGCGCTGCGCTGGACGAAGTGA
- a CDS encoding AIR synthase family protein has protein sequence MPSRVLERVVYPYLGRRPDVLLHAHLGEDCAAVEFGEWVAVLTTDPVTGAAAHLGRYAVHVSCNDLATSGAEPVALLLTLLLRDGTTEEELEQIMREAGEVARSLGVEIVGGHTEVTPGIDRTIAVVTALGRARRGRVLSAAGARPGDTVLLTKSAGVEGTAILALDLADRLRGRVEEEVLVRARGFLEKISVVAEGLAAAGNGAAAMHDVTEGGVLGGAWELAEAAGAGIEIHADAVPVAPETAAICAALGVDPLRLIGSGAMLIATSSPERTAAAVRQAGVPVAEIGVVTAQERVVVRSGRRMPLAAPEADELWRVLAEVRR, from the coding sequence GTGCCCAGCCGCGTGCTGGAACGCGTGGTGTACCCCTACCTGGGAAGGCGGCCCGATGTCCTCCTCCACGCGCACCTCGGCGAAGACTGCGCCGCCGTGGAGTTCGGCGAGTGGGTGGCCGTCCTCACCACCGATCCCGTGACCGGGGCCGCGGCGCATCTCGGTCGTTATGCCGTGCACGTCTCGTGCAACGATCTGGCCACGAGCGGCGCGGAGCCGGTGGCGCTCCTGCTGACGCTGCTGCTGCGCGACGGGACGACCGAGGAGGAACTGGAGCAGATCATGCGGGAGGCGGGCGAGGTCGCCCGCAGCCTGGGGGTGGAGATTGTCGGCGGCCATACCGAGGTGACGCCGGGGATCGACCGGACCATCGCCGTGGTGACGGCGCTGGGACGGGCGCGCCGGGGCCGGGTCCTTTCCGCGGCCGGGGCCCGTCCCGGGGACACCGTCCTGCTGACGAAGAGCGCCGGAGTGGAGGGGACCGCCATCCTGGCCCTCGACCTCGCCGACCGCCTGCGCGGCCGGGTCGAGGAAGAGGTCCTGGTCCGGGCCCGGGGCTTCCTCGAGAAGATCAGCGTCGTCGCCGAAGGTCTCGCCGCCGCCGGCAACGGCGCGGCGGCGATGCATGATGTGACCGAGGGCGGGGTGCTGGGCGGCGCCTGGGAGCTGGCCGAGGCGGCGGGGGCGGGCATCGAGATTCACGCCGACGCCGTCCCGGTGGCTCCCGAAACCGCGGCGATCTGCGCCGCCCTGGGTGTCGACCCGTTGCGCCTCATCGGCAGCGGCGCGATGCTGATCGCCACCTCCTCACCCGAGCGCACCGCCGCGGCGGTGCGGCAGGCGGGGGTTCCCGTTGCAGAGATCGGGGTGGTGACGGCGCAGGAGCGCGTCGTCGTGCGTAGCGGACGGCGGATGCCGCTGGCGGCCCCGGAGGCCGACGAACTCTGGCGGGTCCTGGCCGAGGTCCGCCGGTAG
- the plsX gene encoding phosphate acyltransferase PlsX, protein MRIAVDAMGGDYAPGAVVAGSIAAVRELGVEVVLVGPEARVREELGRHRDAPPLAIVDAPEVIEMHEPPAMALRRKKRASIAVAVDLLRNKAADAVMTAGHTGAAMGAALLGLGRIAGVDRPALAVVLPTKTGRPTILLDVGANVDCKPHHLLQFALMGSVYASAVQGTSAPRVGLLNIGVEEGKGSELTLAAGDLLRGSGLNFIGNVEARDVFNGVADVIVCDGFVGNVALKFGQGLALAIRDIVKGELTGLRGKLLLLYLTPLAGRVRRMYRRIDYREYGGAPLLGIDGVVVVAHGSSNARAIRNAIRVAQEAASRGLVEQLRSRMPVLGVSTGP, encoded by the coding sequence GTGCGGATCGCCGTTGACGCCATGGGCGGCGACTATGCGCCCGGGGCCGTGGTCGCGGGATCGATTGCGGCGGTGCGCGAGCTGGGGGTGGAGGTCGTCCTGGTCGGCCCGGAGGCGCGCGTCCGGGAAGAGCTGGGCCGCCATCGCGACGCGCCGCCGCTGGCGATCGTGGACGCGCCCGAGGTGATCGAAATGCACGAGCCGCCGGCGATGGCCCTGCGTCGGAAGAAGCGCGCCAGCATCGCCGTGGCCGTCGACCTGCTCCGCAACAAGGCCGCCGACGCGGTGATGACGGCGGGCCACACCGGCGCCGCCATGGGGGCGGCCCTGCTCGGGCTGGGACGCATCGCCGGCGTCGACCGGCCGGCGCTGGCCGTGGTCCTCCCCACTAAGACCGGGCGGCCGACCATCCTCCTCGACGTCGGCGCCAACGTGGACTGTAAACCCCACCACCTGCTGCAGTTCGCCCTGATGGGGTCCGTCTACGCCAGCGCCGTGCAGGGCACATCCGCCCCGCGGGTGGGGCTGTTGAATATCGGTGTGGAGGAGGGCAAAGGCTCCGAGCTCACCCTGGCCGCCGGCGACCTGCTCCGGGGATCCGGACTGAACTTCATCGGCAACGTCGAGGCGCGGGACGTCTTCAACGGGGTCGCGGACGTCATCGTCTGCGACGGATTTGTCGGGAACGTGGCGCTGAAGTTCGGCCAGGGCCTGGCCCTGGCCATCCGCGACATCGTCAAGGGCGAACTGACCGGGCTGCGGGGCAAGCTCCTGCTCCTCTACCTGACCCCGCTGGCCGGCCGCGTTCGACGGATGTACCGCCGCATTGACTACCGGGAATACGGGGGCGCGCCGCTGCTGGGTATCGACGGCGTGGTGGTGGTGGCCCACGGCAGCAGCAACGCCCGGGCGATCCGCAACGCCATCCGGGTGGCCCAGGAGGCGGCGTCGCGCGGGTTGGTGGAGCAACTTCGTTCCCGGATGCCAGTTCTCGGGGTGAGCACCGGACCATGA
- the recG gene encoding ATP-dependent DNA helicase RecG produces the protein MATSPPSSETAVRPAAAADPLLIPVRTITGVGPTRARQLQRLGIVSVRDLLYHRPRRYEDRRHLARIDQLVPGQKQSTQGTVVALSERRYGTYQFQAAIADAGGVLQCIWFGQRYLRRLIRRGTRLVVYGRVEYRGARVMTVEEFEILTGDEDDALHTQRIVPVHPATEGLSPRLLRTIIHRALSAHAAAVPEILPPALLEREGFPGRSEALWALHFPSTLADAAAARARLAFDELFLLQLGVQMRRRAVAQVNKGYRYDVGEEAIQAFVDTLPFSLTSAQQRALREIVDDLRAPAPMNRLLQGDVGSGKTVLAAAALYLTARSGHQGVLMAPTEILAEQHFRTIRRLLDPLGVTVALLTGSAGRRDREELLARLAAGRVDVVLGTHALLEGDVIFHHLGLVIVDEQHKFGVLQRARLRRKGFHPDVLVMTATPIPRTLMMTLYGDLDVSVLDELPPGRGVVKTYWRGPEKRPQVYAWVREQVRRGARAYVVCPLIEESEKLQVEAAVHLAERLRTGLLAGLPVGLLHGRMRPEEKEQVMAGFRRGDLTVLVTTSVIEVGVDVPEATIMVIEDADRFGLAQLHQLRGRIGRGTGTSYCVLLAQAATEEARMRLETLAATHDGFAIAQADLDLRGPGELLGTRQHGLPDLRVADLARDLPLLERARDEAARLLAADPELADPRMRATREELRALFTPQETAAVG, from the coding sequence ATGGCCACGTCGCCCCCGTCGTCCGAAACCGCCGTCCGACCCGCCGCTGCCGCCGATCCGCTGCTGATTCCCGTCCGGACCATCACGGGTGTCGGGCCGACGCGGGCCCGGCAACTGCAGCGGCTCGGGATCGTCTCCGTCCGGGACCTGCTCTACCATCGCCCGCGCCGCTATGAGGATCGGCGGCATCTGGCCCGGATCGACCAGCTCGTTCCGGGTCAGAAGCAGTCCACCCAGGGTACCGTCGTGGCGCTGAGCGAAAGGCGATACGGGACCTACCAGTTCCAGGCGGCGATCGCCGATGCCGGCGGCGTGCTCCAGTGTATCTGGTTCGGCCAGCGGTATCTCCGGCGGCTCATCCGACGCGGAACGCGCCTGGTGGTGTACGGACGGGTCGAGTACCGGGGTGCGCGCGTCATGACCGTCGAGGAGTTCGAGATCCTGACGGGAGACGAGGACGATGCGCTGCACACCCAGCGGATCGTCCCTGTGCATCCGGCGACGGAAGGCCTCAGTCCGAGACTGCTGCGGACGATCATTCATCGGGCGCTCAGCGCTCATGCCGCAGCGGTCCCCGAGATCCTGCCGCCCGCCCTCCTGGAGCGCGAGGGGTTTCCGGGCCGCAGCGAGGCGTTGTGGGCCCTGCACTTCCCCTCCACGCTGGCCGACGCCGCTGCGGCCCGGGCGCGACTGGCTTTCGACGAGCTGTTTCTCCTCCAGCTCGGCGTCCAGATGCGTCGACGGGCGGTGGCGCAGGTGAACAAGGGGTACCGGTACGACGTCGGAGAGGAGGCGATCCAGGCCTTCGTCGACACGCTGCCTTTTTCCCTGACGTCGGCGCAGCAGCGGGCGCTCCGCGAAATTGTGGACGACCTGCGGGCCCCCGCCCCCATGAACCGTCTCCTCCAGGGCGACGTGGGGTCGGGGAAGACCGTCCTGGCCGCGGCGGCGCTGTACCTGACCGCGCGGAGCGGGCATCAGGGCGTGCTGATGGCCCCGACCGAGATCCTGGCCGAGCAGCACTTCCGCACCATCCGCCGGCTGCTGGACCCCTTGGGCGTCACCGTGGCCCTGCTCACCGGAAGCGCGGGCCGGCGGGACCGGGAGGAGCTTCTGGCCCGCCTGGCGGCCGGGCGGGTCGACGTCGTCCTCGGCACCCACGCCCTGCTGGAAGGGGACGTGATCTTCCACCACCTGGGCCTGGTCATCGTCGACGAGCAACACAAATTCGGCGTGCTGCAGCGCGCTCGGCTGCGCCGCAAGGGGTTCCATCCCGACGTCCTGGTCATGACCGCCACGCCGATTCCGCGCACGCTGATGATGACGCTGTACGGGGACCTGGACGTCTCGGTGCTCGACGAGCTGCCGCCCGGGAGGGGAGTGGTCAAGACCTACTGGCGCGGTCCCGAGAAGCGGCCGCAGGTCTATGCCTGGGTCCGGGAGCAGGTACGCCGCGGCGCCCGGGCCTATGTGGTCTGCCCGTTGATCGAGGAGTCGGAGAAGCTTCAGGTCGAAGCGGCCGTGCACCTGGCAGAACGCCTGCGCACGGGGCTCCTGGCGGGCCTGCCGGTCGGGCTGCTCCATGGCCGGATGCGGCCGGAGGAGAAGGAGCAGGTGATGGCGGGCTTCCGCCGCGGCGACCTCACGGTCCTGGTCACGACCTCGGTCATCGAGGTCGGGGTCGACGTCCCCGAGGCGACGATCATGGTGATCGAGGACGCGGATCGCTTCGGGCTGGCCCAGCTCCATCAGCTGCGCGGTCGGATCGGGCGCGGCACGGGGACCTCCTACTGCGTGCTGCTGGCTCAGGCCGCGACCGAGGAAGCCCGGATGCGCCTGGAGACGCTGGCCGCGACGCATGACGGGTTTGCCATCGCCCAGGCCGACCTGGACCTGCGCGGTCCGGGGGAGCTGCTGGGGACGCGCCAGCACGGGCTGCCCGACCTCCGTGTCGCCGACCTGGCGCGCGATCTGCCGCTGCTGGAGCGGGCCCGCGACGAGGCGGCGCGGCTCCTGGCGGCCGATCCGGAGCTCGCCGACCCCCGGATGCGGGCCACGCGCGAGGAGCTGCGGGCGCTGTTCACGCCGCAGGAGACGGCGGCGGTGGGGTGA
- a CDS encoding DUF177 domain-containing protein: MTVVLVEIRELAPGETLRLAFEESVALVSDGSTVETPAHGQVQLHRRVRSVRLQGHVEADMPLICSRCLGNVTGRLAVDLDEEFSLGEAPPPHGGELGPEDFVSWIGTDQPLDIGEIVRQHLQLAVPMAPLCRPECRGLCPVCGANWNDLLCDHYWTERGG; this comes from the coding sequence GTGACGGTCGTGCTGGTGGAGATCCGTGAGCTGGCTCCGGGTGAGACCCTGCGGCTCGCCTTTGAGGAATCCGTCGCCCTGGTCAGCGACGGGAGCACCGTGGAGACGCCGGCCCACGGTCAGGTCCAGCTGCACCGCCGGGTACGGAGTGTACGGCTGCAGGGACATGTGGAAGCCGACATGCCGTTGATCTGCAGCCGATGCCTGGGGAACGTGACCGGACGGCTGGCCGTCGATCTGGACGAGGAGTTCTCTTTGGGCGAGGCCCCGCCTCCCCACGGGGGAGAGCTGGGACCGGAAGACTTCGTGTCCTGGATCGGGACCGACCAGCCGCTGGACATCGGCGAGATCGTCCGCCAGCATCTGCAGCTGGCCGTGCCCATGGCCCCGCTGTGCCGGCCGGAGTGTCGCGGCCTCTGCCCGGTGTGCGGCGCGAACTGGAACGACCTGCTGTGCGACCACTATTGGACGGAGCGGGGAGGCTAG
- the rpmB gene encoding 50S ribosomal protein L28, with the protein MARQCAVCGKRPAVGHTISHSGVRTKRRFLPNLQRVRVLVEGTPRRLTVCTTCLRSGRVRRAS; encoded by the coding sequence ATGGCGCGACAGTGTGCGGTATGCGGCAAGCGGCCCGCCGTGGGGCACACCATCAGTCACTCCGGGGTCCGCACCAAGCGGCGGTTCCTGCCGAATTTGCAGCGCGTCCGGGTGCTCGTCGAGGGGACACCCCGCCGGCTGACGGTGTGTACCACCTGTCTGCGGAGCGGCCGCGTCCGGCGGGCCAGCTGA
- a CDS encoding RsmD family RNA methyltransferase — MRVVQRARRRRSLLRPTAARVRQAVFNSLAARIPGSRVLDLFAGSGAFGLGMLARGAARVVFVEGDAVLAEGIRRRVAKEGWADRAQILTGDVIAAVRRLDRRGESFDLLFMDPPYGGRWIPRTLRAIAQTRLVAPGGLIIAEGHWRDRPGDEAGFRRLREVRYGETALWYYAGSGEDGHDRGDLSGEF; from the coding sequence GTGAGGGTGGTCCAACGGGCGCGCAGGCGGCGGTCCCTCCTGCGGCCGACCGCCGCCCGCGTGCGCCAGGCCGTGTTCAACAGCCTGGCCGCACGCATTCCCGGCAGCCGCGTTCTCGATCTCTTCGCCGGCTCGGGCGCCTTCGGGCTGGGCATGCTGGCCCGGGGAGCGGCCCGGGTGGTCTTTGTCGAGGGCGACGCCGTCCTCGCGGAGGGCATCCGTCGCAGGGTGGCCAAGGAAGGATGGGCGGACCGCGCGCAGATCCTGACCGGGGATGTGATCGCTGCGGTTCGCCGCCTCGACCGCAGGGGGGAGTCCTTCGACCTCCTCTTCATGGATCCACCCTACGGAGGGAGGTGGATCCCGCGGACGCTGCGGGCGATCGCCCAGACCCGTCTGGTGGCGCCCGGCGGGCTGATCATCGCCGAAGGGCACTGGCGGGATCGGCCCGGCGACGAGGCCGGGTTCCGGCGGCTGCGGGAGGTCCGGTACGGCGAGACGGCGCTGTGGTACTACGCGGGGAGCGGGGAGGACGGGCATGACCGTGGGGATCTATCCGGGGAGTTTTGA
- a CDS encoding thiamine diphosphokinase, which produces MAARARRRAVILAGGRLRAAPRLRERLRRAALLICADGGLRAARRLGLRPAVAVGDFDSASRRLVAWARTRGATVVSYPAAKDRTDTELALEWALRAGAAEIELYGALGGRLDHLLANVTLLFRARVRGRSLRIVDGPVEAFLATARTRIVGRRGDLVSLLPLSAEVTGITTRELRYPLRNARLQRGRTLGISNEVIGRHPEVRVRRGHLLVVVTRRRARPRRRTSSRAPV; this is translated from the coding sequence GTGGCTGCCCGCGCCCGGCGGCGGGCGGTGATCCTGGCCGGGGGTCGGCTCCGCGCCGCGCCCCGGCTGCGGGAGCGGCTGCGTCGCGCCGCGCTGCTCATCTGCGCCGACGGCGGCCTGCGGGCGGCCCGGCGACTCGGGCTGCGGCCCGCCGTCGCCGTCGGCGACTTCGATTCGGCGTCCCGCCGCCTGGTCGCCTGGGCCCGGACGCGCGGCGCAACGGTCGTCAGCTACCCCGCGGCGAAGGACAGGACGGACACCGAACTGGCCCTGGAGTGGGCGCTGCGCGCCGGAGCGGCGGAGATCGAACTGTACGGCGCGCTCGGCGGCCGGCTCGACCACCTGCTGGCCAACGTGACGCTGCTGTTCCGGGCGCGGGTCCGCGGCCGATCCCTGCGCATCGTCGATGGACCGGTGGAAGCGTTTCTGGCCACCGCCCGGACCCGCATCGTTGGCAGGCGCGGCGACCTCGTGTCATTGCTGCCCCTGTCGGCGGAGGTGACGGGGATCACGACGCGGGAGTTGCGGTACCCCCTGCGGAATGCCCGGCTGCAACGAGGCCGCACCCTTGGGATCAGCAACGAAGTCATCGGCAGGCATCCCGAAGTGCGGGTCCGCCGCGGGCATCTCCTCGTCGTGGTGACGCGTCGCCGGGCGCGTCCCCGCCGTCGGACGTCGTCCCGCGCCCCGGTATAA
- the rpmF gene encoding 50S ribosomal protein L32, with the protein MGIQKHRRSRKSGAMRRAHWKARPLTLVECPQCHRLMRSHRVCGHCGYYAGREVVKQAKEEK; encoded by the coding sequence ATGGGGATCCAGAAACACCGGAGGTCGCGAAAGAGCGGGGCGATGCGCCGCGCCCACTGGAAAGCGCGGCCGCTGACGCTCGTGGAGTGCCCGCAGTGCCACCGTCTGATGCGGTCGCACCGCGTCTGCGGGCACTGCGGGTACTACGCCGGCCGCGAGGTGGTCAAGCAGGCGAAGGAGGAGAAATAG
- the coaD gene encoding pantetheine-phosphate adenylyltransferase has protein sequence MTVGIYPGSFDPVHLGHLDVIVRAARVFDRLIVAVARNSEKEGLFTPVERLEMLRSAVGDLRNVEVDAFDGLTVEYARARGAGVLVKGLRAVVDFEYELKQAAMNARLAPEIDTVFFMTSPPYYFVSSTLIREVGRLGGSVAGLVPEGVEERLRAKFRRT, from the coding sequence ATGACCGTGGGGATCTATCCGGGGAGTTTTGATCCGGTGCACCTGGGCCATCTGGATGTGATCGTGCGGGCGGCGCGCGTCTTTGACCGCCTGATCGTCGCCGTGGCCCGGAACTCCGAGAAGGAAGGTCTGTTCACGCCCGTGGAGCGGCTGGAGATGCTGCGGTCCGCCGTGGGCGATCTGCGCAACGTCGAGGTGGATGCCTTCGACGGATTGACGGTGGAGTATGCGCGGGCGCGCGGCGCCGGGGTACTGGTGAAGGGCCTGCGCGCCGTCGTGGACTTCGAGTACGAACTGAAACAGGCGGCGATGAACGCGCGCCTGGCGCCGGAGATCGATACTGTGTTCTTCATGACCTCGCCGCCCTACTACTTCGTGAGTTCCACCCTGATCAGGGAGGTGGGACGGCTGGGCGGCTCGGTGGCGGGACTCGTGCCCGAAGGCGTCGAGGAGCGCCTGCGGGCCAAGTTTCGCCGGACCTGA
- a CDS encoding ECF transporter S component: MKAREVAAAAIFIALTFVVTRYTVIPIPATKGYFNLGEVVIYLAAIVFGPLVGALAGGVGAALADLAAAPPFAPFTLVVKGIEGLLVGWLAGRTSASRVGATLVGGAWMVAGYFAVEVIFARRLGIAPTPTLAVGAALTEVPFNVVQVLSGVIVSVLVASRLRSLAPGRLAS; the protein is encoded by the coding sequence ATGAAGGCACGAGAGGTGGCGGCCGCGGCGATCTTCATCGCCCTGACCTTCGTCGTCACCCGGTACACCGTGATTCCCATTCCGGCAACGAAAGGGTACTTCAACCTGGGCGAGGTCGTCATCTACCTCGCGGCGATCGTCTTCGGGCCGCTGGTGGGCGCCCTGGCTGGCGGAGTAGGGGCCGCCCTGGCCGACCTGGCCGCGGCTCCGCCGTTCGCGCCCTTCACGCTGGTCGTCAAAGGGATCGAAGGGCTGCTCGTCGGCTGGCTCGCCGGCCGGACATCCGCCTCCCGCGTGGGCGCGACGCTGGTCGGCGGGGCCTGGATGGTGGCGGGCTACTTTGCCGTCGAGGTGATCTTCGCCCGGCGTCTGGGCATCGCTCCGACCCCGACCCTGGCCGTGGGTGCGGCGCTTACCGAGGTTCCCTTCAACGTCGTCCAGGTGCTCTCCGGGGTGATCGTCTCCGTCCTGGTCGCCTCGCGGCTGCGCAGCCTGGCGCCCGGACGCCTGGCCTCATGA